The following proteins are encoded in a genomic region of Sneathiella marina:
- a CDS encoding C4-dicarboxylate TRAP transporter substrate-binding protein — MKKLTFLSMVTAFGLMGSTALADSYQASTWLPQSATTVKVTYSDFAEAVKKGTGGEVSFDLHVGGALLPAAETLQGVSDGVAAVGDILSAYTPADLPLNNVVGDLGFLTDSSLVASFAAAEVKFTNQKLREEWLEHNVVFGGNWSTSEYHFRCGEEIRSLADVKGKRVRASVGAQIDFLKSIEAIPVSVPGSEIYTALERGSLDCTLVADESLQALKLGEVIKFSTEMPMGVFIDGATWGFNRDFWTEIGAKNRRVILDEMAKYIVLTQVGMLADDETATKDTQARGVKWLTPESDLALELEKFRSSYLQTLAKAEVEKRKIEDPSDIIDDYIKARDKWTKLLANVDKSDSDALIKLVRSEIYSKVDEKSYGVK; from the coding sequence ATGAAGAAACTAACATTCTTATCAATGGTAACGGCATTCGGTCTTATGGGATCAACTGCTTTGGCGGATAGCTATCAGGCCAGCACCTGGTTGCCACAAAGTGCAACAACCGTGAAAGTGACATATTCAGATTTTGCTGAGGCTGTGAAGAAGGGAACGGGTGGTGAGGTTTCATTCGATCTGCATGTGGGCGGGGCCTTGCTGCCGGCCGCGGAAACGCTTCAAGGTGTCAGCGACGGAGTTGCGGCGGTTGGAGATATTCTGTCTGCCTATACGCCTGCTGATTTACCCTTGAACAATGTTGTTGGTGATCTTGGGTTTCTGACCGATAGTTCTCTGGTCGCTTCTTTCGCCGCCGCAGAAGTAAAATTTACCAATCAGAAGCTCCGTGAAGAATGGCTCGAACATAACGTTGTTTTTGGTGGTAACTGGAGTACATCTGAATATCATTTCCGTTGTGGAGAGGAAATCCGCAGTCTCGCCGATGTTAAAGGCAAGCGCGTGCGGGCCTCTGTAGGCGCGCAAATTGATTTCCTGAAGTCCATTGAAGCCATTCCGGTTAGTGTCCCCGGCTCTGAAATTTATACGGCACTGGAGCGCGGCTCGCTTGACTGTACGCTTGTCGCGGATGAATCATTGCAAGCTTTGAAACTCGGTGAAGTCATCAAATTCTCCACTGAAATGCCGATGGGTGTCTTTATCGATGGGGCCACCTGGGGATTCAATCGTGATTTCTGGACAGAAATTGGAGCTAAAAACCGCCGTGTAATCCTGGATGAGATGGCAAAATATATCGTACTCACACAGGTTGGAATGCTGGCCGATGACGAAACAGCCACCAAAGATACTCAAGCGCGTGGGGTAAAGTGGCTGACACCTGAAAGCGATCTAGCGCTGGAGCTTGAAAAGTTCCGCTCCAGCTATCTGCAAACTTTGGCCAAGGCGGAAGTAGAAAAGCGTAAAATTGAGGACCCTTCCGATATTATCGATGACTATATTAAGGCCCGCGATAAATGGACCAAGTTGCTTGCCAACGTCGACAAGAGTGACAGTGACGCGCTAATCAAACTGGTGAGAAGTGAAATCTACAGCAAAGTAGATGAGAAGTCTTATGGCGTGAAATAA
- a CDS encoding phytanoyl-CoA dioxygenase family protein, giving the protein MRELSASEIDQHSGNLDKNGFTIVKNAIPPVLLSELREALAEVQSTHDIGYSETSFEGTRTVRIYNLLAYHRAFEKIPVSPVVLPIVARILDSELQLSSLSAICPGPGQEAQPLHGDNQMIPLPRPHIPIAVNSMWALTDFTEENGATRFVPGSHLFDHNPDYDGQYETECAEMSAGSILIWNSALWHGGGENQTDKRRDGIACYYCAGWVRQQENQQLGIPFDRIKQFPRRLQELCGFSVYRGVYGHIDNRDPIQMLGREQKGKMVWQASDSAKERKK; this is encoded by the coding sequence ATGCGTGAATTATCGGCGAGTGAAATTGATCAGCATTCCGGGAATCTGGACAAGAACGGGTTCACGATCGTCAAAAATGCAATACCACCGGTTTTGCTGAGCGAACTGCGCGAAGCACTGGCTGAGGTGCAATCAACCCATGATATCGGGTACAGTGAAACGTCATTTGAAGGCACCCGGACGGTTAGGATCTACAATTTGCTTGCCTATCACCGGGCATTTGAAAAAATACCGGTTTCACCTGTGGTTCTTCCCATTGTCGCACGTATTTTGGACAGTGAATTACAATTGTCGTCGCTGTCGGCAATATGTCCGGGACCTGGCCAGGAAGCCCAGCCTTTACATGGGGATAATCAAATGATCCCGCTGCCCCGGCCGCATATTCCTATTGCCGTGAATTCCATGTGGGCGCTCACCGATTTTACGGAAGAAAACGGCGCAACCCGGTTTGTTCCCGGCAGTCATCTATTCGACCATAATCCAGATTATGACGGACAGTATGAGACAGAATGCGCAGAAATGTCCGCTGGCTCAATTCTAATTTGGAATAGCGCGCTGTGGCATGGCGGGGGTGAAAATCAAACGGATAAGCGACGCGATGGTATCGCGTGCTATTATTGTGCGGGCTGGGTACGGCAGCAGGAAAACCAGCAGCTAGGTATTCCATTTGACCGGATCAAGCAATTTCCCCGTCGATTGCAGGAGCTTTGCGGCTTTTCCGTCTATCGCGGTGTTTACGGTCATATCGACAACCGCGACCCGATCCAAATGCTCGGCCGGGAGCAAAAGGGGAAAATGGTATGGCAAGCCAGCGACAGCGCGAAAGAAAGAAAAAAGTAG
- a CDS encoding TRAP transporter large permease, with protein sequence MTNIEIGILGVAATLILIAARIPIGVVLGVVAFCGITLITNLKAALSITSVIPYNFITDWNLSAIPTFLAMGFIASEAGLTNGLFAAIRMFLWRIPGGMASATVVSSAMFASASGSSIATAAAFSRIAVPEMLKAKYNVGLATGSVAAAGTLGSLIPPSILMILYGIFTSTSIASLFLAGVLPGLLSAAMFIAMITFRCWRSPKLAPATNEQFSWEEKKAALKDIWALPVLVGFVLGGIFFGIFSPTEAGAIGAFLSALIGFSRRSLSFEGIQKSLTQAVYGTSSIFIIGLGASIYVRFLGLSGLPVYLADLLLPVTSNEYLLIAMISILFIVLGMFVDSLAILLLTLPIVMPLVIGLGIDTVWFGIIVIKLLEIGLITPPVGLNAFVIKSSLGNLVSLNQIFAGIFWFFLMEVLTLGALIYWPQISLFLPSLAN encoded by the coding sequence ATGACAAATATCGAAATTGGCATTTTGGGTGTCGCCGCTACCCTTATTCTCATCGCCGCTAGAATACCAATTGGGGTTGTACTCGGTGTCGTGGCGTTTTGCGGAATCACATTGATTACAAACCTAAAGGCTGCTCTCAGCATCACATCGGTAATTCCGTATAACTTTATCACAGACTGGAATTTGTCTGCTATCCCAACCTTCCTTGCAATGGGCTTTATCGCGTCGGAGGCGGGACTTACTAATGGCTTATTTGCTGCAATTCGCATGTTTTTATGGCGCATTCCGGGAGGGATGGCCTCTGCGACAGTTGTGTCATCGGCAATGTTTGCGTCCGCTTCTGGATCAAGTATAGCAACGGCCGCCGCGTTTTCTCGTATTGCTGTCCCAGAGATGCTGAAAGCCAAATACAATGTCGGTTTGGCAACCGGTAGCGTCGCCGCCGCCGGAACGCTTGGGTCCTTGATTCCGCCCAGTATTCTGATGATCCTGTATGGAATATTTACCAGCACTTCCATCGCCAGTCTGTTTTTGGCGGGTGTCCTACCCGGCCTTTTATCCGCAGCCATGTTCATCGCAATGATTACGTTTCGTTGCTGGCGGTCACCAAAACTGGCGCCAGCAACAAACGAGCAGTTTAGCTGGGAGGAGAAAAAGGCTGCCTTGAAGGATATTTGGGCATTACCTGTTCTTGTTGGATTTGTGCTGGGGGGTATTTTCTTTGGCATTTTTTCACCGACAGAAGCGGGTGCCATCGGCGCTTTTCTTTCTGCACTCATCGGGTTTTCCCGTCGTTCTCTCTCCTTTGAGGGAATTCAGAAATCGCTAACTCAAGCTGTTTATGGCACCAGCTCAATTTTCATCATCGGTCTCGGTGCCTCTATTTATGTCCGGTTTTTGGGCCTAAGCGGCCTGCCGGTATATCTGGCTGACCTGTTACTGCCGGTTACAAGCAACGAATATCTGCTGATCGCCATGATCTCGATACTGTTCATTGTCCTTGGGATGTTCGTGGATTCCCTGGCGATTTTGCTGCTGACCCTACCCATTGTCATGCCGCTGGTGATCGGACTTGGCATTGATACGGTGTGGTTTGGCATCATTGTCATCAAACTTCTGGAAATTGGGTTGATTACACCGCCAGTCGGTCTCAACGCCTTTGTGATCAAAAGCTCTCTTGGAAACCTTGTTTCTCTTAATCAGATCTTTGCGGGTATTTTCTGGTTCTTCCTGATGGAAGTCCTCACCCTTGGAGCCCTGATTTATTGGCCGCAGATCAGTTTGTTTCTGCCAAGCCTAGCCAACTAG
- a CDS encoding winged helix-turn-helix domain-containing protein, with translation MALRIKNKAARRLWLDTNSLSMTPTGSLDVLQIIKNLGFVQLDTIQYVSRAHHHILWSRNQNYREGMLDKLLSRDRAVFEHFTHDASILPMEFYPMWRRQFSRMAARVQKSGYYRTPLSNTICEEIRARIEKEGPLSTHAFDTRVTGEKKMWSRPPHKLALDQMWYAGELSTSHRESFKKFYDLSERIIPPELLEIAHEEDAQINWLCSEALNRLGFGSLGDIQRFWAATDRAEVQIWAEQNSNKLIPVEIEDIDGNWMNGFAPLDIEDRLNAAPVPTSRLRILNPFDPAIRDRARLAKLFGFHYRIEIFVPAKKRKWGYYVYPLLEGDRFVGRIEVKADRKSSSLKVIQFWPEPGVKWPQSRKAKLAKELERLARFTNLNSVNWL, from the coding sequence ATGGCATTAAGGATCAAAAATAAAGCCGCCCGACGGTTGTGGCTTGATACAAATTCGCTTTCGATGACACCGACCGGCTCGCTTGATGTTTTACAGATCATCAAGAACCTGGGATTTGTTCAACTTGATACAATCCAGTATGTATCACGGGCGCATCATCATATATTATGGAGCCGCAATCAGAATTACCGTGAAGGAATGCTTGATAAGCTCCTTTCACGGGACCGTGCTGTTTTCGAACATTTCACACATGATGCCTCCATCCTGCCCATGGAATTTTATCCCATGTGGAGACGACAATTTTCCCGGATGGCGGCGCGGGTTCAAAAATCGGGTTACTATCGGACACCGCTTAGCAATACCATATGTGAGGAGATACGAGCCCGGATCGAAAAGGAGGGGCCGCTTTCCACTCATGCTTTCGACACGCGCGTCACCGGGGAAAAGAAGATGTGGTCCCGACCCCCTCATAAATTGGCGCTGGATCAAATGTGGTACGCCGGAGAATTATCCACCTCCCATCGCGAGAGCTTCAAGAAATTCTATGATTTGTCCGAGCGGATCATACCCCCGGAATTACTGGAAATTGCCCATGAGGAAGATGCGCAAATTAACTGGCTTTGCAGCGAGGCTCTTAATCGACTGGGTTTTGGGTCCCTGGGAGATATTCAACGGTTCTGGGCGGCGACGGATCGGGCGGAAGTGCAAATCTGGGCCGAGCAAAACAGCAATAAGCTGATCCCTGTAGAGATTGAGGATATTGACGGGAATTGGATGAACGGGTTTGCGCCGCTCGATATTGAAGACCGGTTAAATGCCGCGCCTGTTCCGACTTCCAGGTTGAGGATTTTAAATCCTTTTGATCCTGCCATACGAGATCGGGCGCGCCTTGCCAAATTATTCGGGTTTCACTATCGGATCGAGATTTTCGTTCCGGCGAAAAAGCGAAAATGGGGATATTACGTGTATCCTCTGCTTGAAGGAGATCGGTTTGTCGGGCGCATTGAGGTAAAAGCTGACCGTAAATCGAGTAGTCTGAAGGTTATTCAATTTTGGCCGGAGCCGGGTGTAAAATGGCCGCAAAGCAGAAAAGCCAAGCTCGCCAAAGAGCTCGAGAGGCTGGCCCGTTTCACAAATTTGAACTCCGTAAATTGGCTATGA
- a CDS encoding TRAP transporter small permease yields the protein MVASNKKIIPIMARMLEKFAAVILLLMVLHIVADVLLKFLFNYPLPGTLNIVANYYMVACVFLPIAIVELTRGNIAVDLFFKLLPKSIRFVLLITGTLFSLFFFALLGYQSIFDAVKSYNKGEFIDGIVIIQIWPSRFILPIGLGIAVFILVYRLIHELRNGEQELLPPSEEDVRGEV from the coding sequence ATGGTAGCGTCAAATAAAAAAATAATACCGATAATGGCGCGAATGCTTGAAAAATTTGCAGCGGTCATCCTGTTGCTCATGGTTCTACATATTGTCGCGGACGTTCTGCTTAAATTTCTGTTCAACTATCCACTACCTGGAACGCTCAATATTGTTGCCAATTATTACATGGTGGCCTGTGTATTTCTCCCCATTGCAATTGTTGAATTAACCCGTGGGAATATCGCCGTTGATCTGTTTTTCAAATTACTCCCAAAATCAATCCGCTTCGTCCTGCTGATTACCGGAACCCTGTTCAGCTTGTTCTTTTTTGCCCTGCTTGGATACCAGTCCATTTTTGATGCAGTGAAATCCTACAATAAAGGAGAATTTATAGATGGGATTGTCATTATTCAAATTTGGCCGAGCCGTTTTATCCTGCCAATAGGTCTTGGTATTGCGGTTTTTATTCTTGTGTATCGGTTAATTCACGAATTGCGGAATGGCGAACAGGAATTGCTTCCACCCTCAGAAGAAGACGTGAGAGGGGAAGTATAA
- the psrA gene encoding iron-containing alcohol dehydrogenase PsrA yields the protein MWQFENPVSVCFGAGALNRIADLIEGRPYCLVTYKDPFFAELTEKVTSMAGSPDVIVNNITTNPDFLSLSQSCRHFANKATTDTIIIALGGGSVIDAAKVLASSNDGFEVVKRFLETGEGEDRLGSRPLIAVPTTAGTGSEVTCWATVWDTVAQKKYSLARHDLYPTHAVVDPELMLGLPRDLTISTGLDALSHALESLWNRSCNPISAIHAVFAAKEIIDILPRLANDLQNLELRSRAAQASLFAGLAFSNTKTALAHSVSYPITLKYGVPHGLACSFSLPMVLASVIGADETCDKYLRQIFGDNLHNAIADLENFLHRLDVSTRASSYGVKRDEWKELLTSALAGERGRNFIGTKERVLENFTL from the coding sequence ATGTGGCAATTCGAGAACCCGGTCAGCGTCTGTTTTGGCGCCGGCGCCTTGAACAGAATTGCAGATCTTATAGAAGGGCGGCCCTATTGCCTTGTGACTTATAAGGACCCTTTTTTTGCAGAACTGACCGAAAAAGTGACGTCTATGGCAGGCTCGCCGGACGTCATTGTCAATAACATAACCACAAACCCTGATTTTCTATCTTTATCTCAATCTTGTCGGCATTTTGCCAATAAGGCGACGACAGATACCATCATAATAGCCTTAGGCGGTGGATCTGTCATTGATGCTGCCAAAGTACTGGCATCCAGTAATGACGGATTTGAGGTCGTTAAAAGGTTTCTGGAAACAGGTGAGGGAGAAGACCGGTTGGGATCCCGTCCTTTAATCGCTGTTCCGACGACGGCGGGAACGGGCAGTGAAGTCACATGCTGGGCGACAGTTTGGGATACTGTTGCCCAGAAGAAATATTCACTGGCGCGCCATGATCTATACCCGACGCATGCTGTTGTTGATCCGGAACTGATGTTGGGCCTGCCAAGAGATCTGACAATCAGTACCGGCCTTGATGCCTTGTCGCATGCATTGGAAAGTCTTTGGAACAGGAGCTGTAATCCCATTTCAGCGATCCATGCTGTATTTGCGGCGAAAGAGATTATCGACATCTTGCCAAGGCTGGCTAATGATCTGCAGAACCTGGAACTAAGATCCCGCGCCGCCCAAGCCAGTTTATTTGCCGGCCTCGCTTTTTCAAATACCAAAACGGCGTTGGCTCATTCCGTGTCTTATCCAATTACCCTAAAATATGGAGTGCCTCATGGCCTGGCTTGCTCCTTCAGTTTGCCCATGGTGCTGGCAAGTGTCATTGGCGCCGATGAAACTTGCGATAAATATCTCAGGCAGATTTTTGGCGACAACCTCCATAACGCCATCGCGGATCTGGAGAATTTTCTTCACAGGCTGGATGTGTCGACCAGGGCCTCAAGTTATGGCGTGAAAAGGGACGAATGGAAAGAGTTGCTGACCTCTGCCCTTGCCGGTGAACGAGGGCGAAACTTTATCGGCACAAAAGAGCGTGTGCTGGAAAATTTCACTCTTTAA
- a CDS encoding LysR substrate-binding domain-containing protein: MRLNLRQIEAFRFVHQTGSMTVAGEFMGVSQPAISRLIRDLEIDIGFKLFDRTRGGLTPTADATEFYREVQRSFYGLDRLGRAAEELRRRRKGELRIAANVATSFYLLPDAIQRFHQDWPDIKISMHACASPEVLELVAMRQHDMGIAVVPSTVTGVHRSALPVLDAVCILPGTHPLAAKRLIHPQDLDGEPLLLISDYSLTHQHVFRSLEDAGIDINVILESTFSAPICNLVGQNLGISILEPLTARAYAGPNLVVRKYAPAIPVELEVIHPINRPLSDHAMAFIEIVRAQLASFKN; this comes from the coding sequence ATGCGCCTCAATCTTCGGCAAATAGAAGCTTTCCGATTCGTCCATCAAACGGGAAGCATGACGGTCGCAGGTGAATTCATGGGGGTCAGCCAGCCGGCAATCAGTCGGCTGATAAGAGACCTGGAAATTGATATCGGCTTTAAACTGTTTGATCGTACGCGCGGTGGTCTTACCCCAACCGCTGATGCAACAGAATTTTATCGGGAGGTTCAACGCAGTTTCTATGGCCTCGACCGCCTTGGACGGGCTGCGGAAGAACTCCGGCGCCGACGAAAAGGAGAATTGCGGATCGCGGCAAATGTCGCAACTTCATTTTATTTACTGCCAGACGCTATTCAGCGTTTTCATCAGGACTGGCCGGACATAAAGATATCCATGCATGCCTGCGCCTCCCCCGAAGTCCTGGAGCTCGTGGCAATGCGCCAGCACGATATGGGGATTGCAGTCGTGCCGTCGACCGTCACCGGCGTACATAGAAGCGCGTTACCTGTTCTGGACGCTGTTTGCATTCTTCCTGGCACCCATCCGCTCGCGGCAAAACGCCTCATTCATCCCCAAGACCTGGATGGAGAGCCATTGTTGCTAATTTCAGATTACAGTTTAACACATCAGCATGTATTTCGCAGTCTTGAGGACGCCGGAATTGATATCAATGTCATTTTGGAATCAACATTTTCGGCTCCGATATGTAATTTGGTTGGGCAGAATCTTGGCATTTCAATTCTGGAACCTCTCACGGCAAGGGCTTATGCCGGGCCGAATTTGGTTGTTCGCAAATATGCCCCCGCCATACCTGTCGAGCTGGAAGTTATTCATCCAATTAACCGGCCCCTGTCAGACCATGCCATGGCATTTATTGAAATTGTCAGGGCACAGCTTGCGTCTTTTAAAAACTGA
- a CDS encoding LysR substrate-binding domain-containing protein, whose translation MLHSQLRSFHAVAKEGGFTAASKAINVGQPTISSQIKALEDHYGVTLFHRRGRKVLLSDCGHALFRVSNRILMLEEEAQNLLVNYGGLLTGALRVGAVGPYHATEMLGSFNEKFPGIKLSVTQGNSMNMVELLQDYTVDVAVLAHTEDNPALFSRPFSRHEVVIFVNASHPFAGRSSIRLKELQGQRFLHRETGSTTRLAIEKALCRQNIDVDEVMELGSREAVWLAVERGIGIGAVSDIEFNPHPNLRALKISDADIFTTAHVTCLEERRDSRIIRAFFDIAWSMKAAP comes from the coding sequence ATGCTTCATTCCCAACTAAGATCCTTTCACGCCGTGGCCAAAGAGGGGGGATTCACGGCGGCGTCGAAGGCAATCAATGTTGGGCAGCCAACAATCTCAAGCCAAATCAAGGCGTTGGAAGATCATTATGGCGTGACTCTCTTTCACAGGCGGGGCCGAAAAGTACTGCTGTCGGACTGCGGGCACGCGCTGTTTCGCGTCAGCAACAGAATACTGATGCTGGAAGAAGAGGCTCAAAATCTGCTGGTAAATTATGGCGGACTGCTGACCGGTGCGCTCAGAGTGGGGGCCGTTGGCCCCTATCACGCAACGGAAATGCTTGGCTCCTTTAACGAAAAATTTCCGGGAATAAAGCTGTCCGTTACCCAGGGGAATTCCATGAACATGGTTGAGCTATTGCAAGATTACACCGTTGATGTTGCCGTCCTTGCCCATACAGAGGATAATCCGGCCCTTTTTTCCAGACCCTTTAGTCGACATGAAGTTGTTATATTTGTGAATGCGTCGCATCCCTTTGCCGGGCGTAGCTCTATCCGGTTAAAGGAGCTGCAGGGGCAGCGTTTCCTGCACCGGGAGACCGGCTCCACTACTCGTCTGGCTATTGAAAAAGCTCTTTGCCGCCAGAATATTGACGTAGATGAAGTTATGGAACTGGGAAGCCGGGAAGCCGTCTGGCTCGCCGTTGAGCGGGGAATTGGAATTGGCGCCGTCTCGGACATTGAATTTAATCCGCACCCGAACCTCAGGGCCCTGAAAATTTCTGATGCCGATATCTTTACAACAGCCCATGTGACCTGTCTGGAGGAACGGCGGGATTCCCGAATAATCCGGGCTTTTTTTGACATCGCCTGGTCCATGAAAGCTGCACCCTAA
- a CDS encoding amidase — protein sequence MTLAFQSASELTQKIQDKEISSRELTDYYIDRIERFDGKINAVPVHDFDTARNAADQADAEQAAGRSLGPLHGLPMTIKEAYDISHLPTTWGIENFAKNIAQTDSQVVKKFKAAGAHFIGKTNVPEGLADFQSYNSIYGTTNNPWDVRRTPGGSSGGSSAALAAGFCGLESGSDIGGSIRNPAHFCGVYGHKPTWGIVPSQGHALPGDVAPPDIAVVGPMARSAQDLALAMNIMAGPDPLNSPGWTLSLPDPGMTGLKDFKIAIWPDDPLSPVSSEMSGRVQEIGDRLAKLGATVSDKARPDIDVAMSRQTYFFMLNGVLGAHLPQEETAALTEKAAGYSSGNSSPGALTARSLTQSHQTWLAWNNRREILRMAWQEFFQDWDILICPQMATTAFKHDQSHFNGRRITFDNAEHPYFEQLLWSGHITVAYLPSTVFPTGPGTDGLPIGLQAVGAEFNDRKTIRFAELMAQEFGGFTPPPGFDD from the coding sequence ATGACCCTGGCATTTCAATCGGCGAGCGAACTCACTCAAAAAATTCAAGACAAAGAGATAAGCTCCCGGGAACTCACGGATTACTATATTGACCGGATCGAGCGGTTTGACGGAAAGATCAATGCCGTGCCAGTCCATGATTTCGACACAGCCCGCAATGCCGCCGATCAGGCGGATGCGGAACAGGCGGCCGGTCGATCACTGGGCCCTCTGCACGGGCTGCCCATGACCATCAAGGAAGCCTATGACATTTCACATCTTCCGACGACCTGGGGAATTGAAAATTTTGCCAAGAATATTGCGCAGACAGATTCCCAAGTCGTCAAAAAGTTTAAGGCAGCTGGCGCTCATTTCATCGGCAAGACAAATGTGCCCGAAGGGCTAGCTGACTTTCAAAGCTATAATAGTATTTACGGGACAACCAATAATCCCTGGGACGTCCGCCGAACACCAGGCGGATCTTCGGGAGGGTCCTCGGCAGCTCTGGCGGCCGGTTTCTGTGGTCTTGAAAGCGGATCTGATATTGGCGGATCCATTCGCAATCCGGCTCATTTCTGTGGCGTATATGGGCATAAGCCCACTTGGGGAATTGTTCCGTCTCAAGGTCACGCGCTGCCAGGAGATGTCGCACCGCCGGATATTGCTGTTGTCGGTCCCATGGCACGCAGTGCACAAGACCTGGCCTTGGCAATGAATATCATGGCGGGGCCGGATCCGTTGAATTCCCCCGGATGGACGCTCAGCCTTCCTGACCCGGGCATGACAGGCTTGAAAGACTTCAAAATTGCGATCTGGCCAGATGACCCTCTTTCGCCGGTAAGCAGCGAAATGTCAGGCCGTGTTCAGGAAATTGGCGACAGGCTTGCCAAGCTTGGCGCGACCGTTTCTGACAAGGCCCGTCCGGATATTGACGTGGCAATGTCCCGTCAGACATATTTTTTCATGCTGAACGGGGTCCTTGGTGCCCATCTCCCGCAAGAGGAAACGGCTGCCCTGACAGAAAAAGCGGCTGGATACTCATCCGGTAATTCCAGCCCGGGAGCCCTCACGGCCCGCTCCCTCACCCAAAGCCATCAGACTTGGCTGGCATGGAACAACCGCCGCGAAATACTTCGCATGGCGTGGCAGGAATTTTTCCAGGACTGGGACATTTTGATTTGTCCGCAAATGGCGACGACAGCTTTCAAGCATGATCAAAGTCATTTCAATGGCAGGCGAATTACCTTTGATAACGCTGAACATCCCTATTTCGAACAGCTTCTCTGGTCAGGACATATTACCGTCGCATATCTACCCTCCACGGTCTTTCCAACCGGCCCCGGTACAGACGGCCTGCCGATTGGCCTGCAAGCTGTCGGCGCGGAATTTAACGACCGTAAAACAATCCGGTTTGCCGAGCTTATGGCGCAGGAGTTTGGAGGGTTCACCCCTCCACCCGGCTTCGATGATTGA